A section of the Marinoscillum sp. 108 genome encodes:
- a CDS encoding type II secretion system protein J — protein MYQKRISGFTIIELLVSMIIASIIMSLCWGVISFVQGYKSRIETKAEEITQGARVEYLLSKDFQACEAYKLSTGHLQLISEGREIDYEFGAEVMVRILKGTRDTLGVCMNVSIEENAPGVLRTCLFFGENSHCFQLYQIVSSENQMNNTIETY, from the coding sequence ATGTACCAGAAGAGGATTAGTGGATTTACCATCATAGAGCTACTCGTGAGTATGATCATCGCATCGATCATCATGTCATTGTGCTGGGGGGTGATTTCATTTGTTCAGGGTTACAAAAGTCGGATTGAGACCAAAGCAGAAGAGATCACCCAGGGAGCACGCGTGGAGTACCTGTTGTCGAAAGATTTTCAAGCCTGCGAGGCATATAAACTATCCACAGGACATTTACAGTTGATTTCCGAAGGTCGGGAAATTGATTATGAATTCGGAGCTGAGGTGATGGTAAGGATCCTTAAAGGTACAAGGGATACCTTGGGAGTCTGTATGAACGTATCGATAGAGGAAAATGCTCCTGGCGTACTACGTACCTGTCTTTTTTTTGGTGAAAACAGTCATTGTTTCCAACTATATCAGATAGTTTCGAGTGAAAATCAGATGAATAATACCATTGAAACTTACTGA
- a CDS encoding toxin-antitoxin system YwqK family antitoxin: MNKFLLVLGFLLVLAACGQRIFPSDDGELQKVTTKAGDDFLEFRLTRTKVNPDPNREYFWFKSGQLQSTRGSFSGYLLDGEFTRMNQEGQLSARGEFKDGLKTGTWYSYQQGELVTIETYRKGQLSGKSQDFLGGEVVEERIYKSGVLNGFRKELRGDSVRQIKYRGGVPTDTTYLKSGVLSLDFLH; this comes from the coding sequence ATGAACAAGTTTTTATTGGTGCTGGGGTTTCTTCTTGTTTTAGCAGCTTGCGGTCAACGGATATTTCCGTCAGATGATGGAGAACTTCAGAAAGTGACCACCAAAGCAGGTGATGACTTTCTCGAATTTCGGTTAACCAGAACGAAGGTGAACCCTGATCCAAACCGGGAGTATTTTTGGTTTAAAAGTGGGCAGCTCCAATCCACCCGAGGGAGCTTTTCGGGGTACTTGCTGGATGGGGAATTTACCCGAATGAATCAGGAAGGTCAACTGTCAGCCAGGGGCGAATTCAAGGATGGCCTTAAAACGGGTACCTGGTATTCATACCAGCAGGGTGAGCTAGTAACCATAGAAACCTACCGCAAGGGCCAGCTTTCTGGTAAGTCGCAGGATTTTCTAGGCGGAGAGGTTGTGGAAGAACGTATTTATAAATCTGGTGTTTTGAATGGATTCCGAAAGGAGCTGCGGGGAGATTCTGTGAGACAGATCAAATATCGAGGTGGAGTGCCTACCGATACCACCTATCTGAAAAGTGGAGTTTTGTCTTTAGATTTTCTCCATTGA
- a CDS encoding type II secretion system F family protein: MKLTDLDISGPKVTQEKKQESFLTKEIDLFPHRVSDKEKETIYRQLNVLQQSGVDIRASFEILFQQLKRKKTREKLQMVLAEIVKGKSLSESLAQFKDFTPYEVFSLKIGEETGRLTLVFEKLTTYFENQIAQRRQIVSALSYPILITLTSFGAVSFMIFFIIPMFEEVFLRFNSDLPALTKTIIGLSRGFRSNALLLFSSVGIVLFSIYALRKNLRFRWFKEWIWLRVPLWGEIYRQIYLARFCDSMGLLILSAVPMVHTLEMVRKMIGFLHIEVVLDQIKTDLVQGKTITEAFEKHAVFDNQMIALIKVGEEVNQLGSFFQKLSLDYTNSVKHKTALMATFLEPFMIIFLGLVVGVILVAMYLPMFELSSSMDFGN; this comes from the coding sequence TTGAAACTTACTGACCTGGACATATCTGGCCCTAAGGTCACTCAAGAGAAAAAGCAGGAGTCATTTCTGACTAAAGAAATTGACCTATTTCCACATAGGGTTTCTGACAAAGAAAAGGAAACCATCTATCGTCAACTGAATGTGCTACAACAGTCAGGGGTAGACATCCGTGCATCTTTTGAGATATTGTTTCAGCAACTCAAACGCAAAAAGACCAGGGAGAAATTGCAAATGGTGCTTGCGGAAATTGTGAAGGGAAAGTCGCTTTCAGAATCACTGGCACAATTCAAGGATTTCACACCCTATGAGGTGTTTTCATTGAAAATTGGGGAGGAGACAGGTCGTTTGACTCTTGTTTTCGAAAAATTAACCACCTATTTCGAAAATCAGATAGCGCAAAGGAGGCAAATCGTGAGCGCCCTTTCTTATCCGATTTTGATTACGCTCACTTCTTTTGGGGCGGTCTCCTTTATGATCTTCTTTATCATTCCAATGTTTGAGGAGGTCTTTCTGCGTTTCAATAGTGACCTCCCGGCTTTAACCAAAACCATCATTGGCCTTTCACGCGGATTCAGATCCAATGCCTTATTGCTCTTCTCATCGGTGGGCATTGTACTTTTTTCGATTTATGCGCTCAGAAAAAACCTTCGATTCAGATGGTTCAAAGAATGGATTTGGCTCAGGGTACCGCTTTGGGGTGAAATATACAGACAGATTTATCTGGCTCGTTTTTGCGACAGCATGGGATTGCTTATTCTATCAGCGGTTCCCATGGTGCATACGCTGGAGATGGTCAGGAAGATGATTGGCTTCCTCCACATTGAGGTGGTTCTTGATCAGATTAAAACGGATCTTGTTCAGGGAAAAACCATTACGGAGGCCTTTGAAAAACATGCTGTTTTTGACAATCAGATGATCGCTTTGATCAAGGTGGGTGAGGAGGTGAATCAGTTAGGCTCGTTTTTTCAGAAATTGTCACTAGATTATACCAATTCTGTCAAACATAAAACGGCCTTGATGGCTACTTTTTTGGAGCCATTCATGATCATATTTTTGGGACTGGTGGTTGGGGTTATCCTGGTGGCGATGTATCTTCCGATGTTTGAACTGTCGTCCAGTATGGATTTTGGAAATTAA
- a CDS encoding transposase: protein MLIRFNNLVDTFKVHDIRSSGTSLYHLRYCSVGGALSRPSYKDIIVESLRYCQNEKGLILYAWCVMSNHIHLVVAAQEGCNLSDILRDFKKFTSKKMLKEIDENLQESRKNWMLWLFRSAGEKNSNNVKYQFWQQDNRPIELSTNAMKDQRLDYLHNNPMTEGLVCEAEYYPYSSAMDYDGSKGVLNVALL from the coding sequence ATGTTAATCAGGTTTAATAACTTGGTGGATACCTTCAAAGTACACGATATCAGATCATCAGGCACCTCACTTTATCACCTTCGCTACTGTTCAGTGGGTGGTGCTTTATCCAGACCATCGTATAAAGATATAATTGTGGAGTCTTTACGGTATTGTCAAAACGAAAAGGGTTTGATATTGTATGCATGGTGTGTTATGTCCAATCACATTCATCTCGTTGTTGCTGCTCAGGAAGGGTGTAATCTCTCTGATATACTGAGAGATTTTAAGAAATTTACAAGCAAGAAAATGCTGAAGGAAATAGATGAGAACTTGCAGGAGAGCAGAAAAAATTGGATGCTTTGGCTGTTTCGCTCGGCAGGAGAGAAGAATAGCAATAATGTAAAGTATCAATTTTGGCAGCAAGATAACCGGCCGATTGAATTATCAACCAACGCGATGAAAGATCAGCGATTGGACTATTTGCATAATAATCCGATGACAGAGGGTCTGGTATGCGAAGCTGAATATTACCCATACTCCAGTGCCATGGATTATGATGGATCAAAAGGGGTACTCAATGTTGCGTTACTGTAA